Genomic DNA from Actinomycetota bacterium:
CGAGAAGTTCGACTGGCGCAAGGGCTTCAAGTTCTCGACCTACGCCACGTGGTGGATCCGCCAGGCGATCACGCGCGCCATCGCCGACACCGCCCGGACGATCCGAATCCCGGTCCACATGGTGGAGGCCGTCCAGAAGGTGCGAAAGATCCAGGAGGAGCTGCTGGACAAGCTCGGCCGGGAGCCGACCGTGGAGGAGATCGCCGAGGAAGCGGCCTTCACCCCGGACAAGGTCCACGAAATCTTCCGGATCATGCCGGAGCCTGTGTCCCTCGAGACGCCCGTGGGCGAAGACGAGGAGACCGAGCTGCTGCACTTCATCGAGGACGTGTCCGCGGAGGCCCCCAGCGAGACGGCTCTGCAGTCGATGCTGCAGGAGGACCTGCGCTCGGTGCTGGACACGCTTTCGGACCGCGAGCGCCGCGTGCTGGAACTGCGCTTCGGACTCGCCGACGGACGTCCCCGGACCCTTGAGGAGATCGGCAAGGAGTTCAACCTCACCCGGGAGCGGATCCGCCAAATCGAGGCGAAGGCGCTGGCGAAGCTGCGTCACCCGAGCGCCCCGGCCAAGCTCAAGGAATACGCCTAGAACTGCAGGAGCGGCGGCAGCACCGCGCTGCCGCCGCTCCCAACGCCCGCTAGGACACCTTCACCGTCCCCGTCATCGCCGGGTGGATGAGGCAGATGTAGTTGTAGGTCCCCGCCTTGGTGAAGGTCACGCTGTAGCTGAAGATGTTCGGCGGGAAGCTCAGGAACAGCCCCGACGACTTCGTCTCCTCGCCGTCGAAGGCTCCCGCGTCGACGTTCTTTGCGGGCGGAAGCTGCTCCGACCCGCCCGGCGGCGTTGGCATGTCGTGCTGCCCGTGGTCGCCGGCCTGGGCCGCCTGAACTTCTCTGGGCTGGCCGGGACCTGCCGCGGGGGCGAACTGTGCGGCTTCGACGTGGAAGCCCCCGTCATCGCCCTTGTCCAGGAAGAACCCCTTGAACTTGGAGTTGAAGGTGATCGTGTGGGGGCCGATGATCGTCCACGTCACCTTCTGTCCGGCCTTCGTCTCAATGGTCTTGGGCAAAAACTCCAGGGCCTGGGCGGTCCCGCCGCTTGCCACGCCGAACCCAGCCACATTCCCTAGCGGTCCCTTGCCGGTGCGGGCCTGCTTGTACGGCTCGAGCAGGGGCGCGTAGGCCTTGTCCAGCTCCTCCTTGGCCTTTCGGTCAACATCTTCCTGGGAGGGGATCTCGGCGTCCTTCGCGACGACGTTGATCTCGCCGGTCATGGCCTCGACATGCAGGTTGCAGTAGTACCGGTAGGCCCCGGGAGCGATGTCGTCGGCCAGCTGCATCCGAAACTCCTCCTGGTCGCGATTGAGGAACCCGCTGTTGTAGTAGGCCTGCTTGCCGTTAAAGGCCGGCTGTTCGGTCTCCGGACACGCCTTGGAGGCGTCGGCCGGCAGAGCCCCGGACTCGATATAGCACGGGTTGACCGCAATCTGGTTGGCGTCACCGGGACCCTCGGGGAGCATCACCGGGAACGCCTTGAACTTCTTCTCCAGGTCCGGGGAAGCCTCCTGGCCGGCCGGCGCCTTCGCCGCTTCATCGAGCACCGGCTGCACGAGCGTGCCCAGAGTCACGGTGTGCGGCTCCCCGTTGAAGTTGTTCTTAAAGCGGACCGTGTCCCCCTGGCGGACCGTCACCTGCTTGGGGAAGTAGGCCAGGACGCTTCCCCGGAACTCCTTCGTCGAGCCGTCCACCAGGACCGTCCTGGTCTCGGCCCCCGCGCCCTGCTCCTCGTCGGCCTGCTCGCCTTCCGGCGACTGACACGCGCTCGCGCCGAGGGCGAGCACGAGCGCGACGTTCACCAGCTTCCTCATCGGTCTCCTTTCCCATGCGGGCGGGACAACCGCTGCATCATCAGGGCCACCCCGGGCCCGGCGCAAGCCCCTCATCCGGCCCGCCGGAGTACACGCAGGGCGTTGGAGCCCAGGATCTTCACGCAGTCCTCGGCGGGGATCCCCCTGCGCAGCATCGCGTCGGTCAGCAGCATCAGGTCCGCCGCGCCCCTGCGCATCTCGCGGGGGATGGTGATCGAGCCGTCGAAGTCGGTCCCGATCGAGACGTGGTCCGGACCCACGACGGCCGCCGCGGCCTCAACGTGGTCCACGACGTCCTCGACGCTGCCGGACAACGAGCCCCGCAGGAACGCGGGGAAGAAGATGATCCCGATGACGCCGTCTCGCTCGGCGATCGCCATCGCCTGCTCGTCGGAGACGTTGCGCCACAGCGGGTGCGCTCCGGCGATCCCCGTGTGCGAGACCATCACCGGCCCGTCGTGGATCTCCAGCGCCTCGTCGAAGCCGCGCCGGTTCATGTGGGCGAGGTCCAGCACGAGACCGTTGGAGCCCACCGCCTCCACCAGCGCGCGTCCGTACCTGGTGAGCGGCTTCGAGGCCCCGCTGGGCGACGACGACGGCGTGCAGGCGACGTTCGGCAGAAGGTGCGCCGGTCCGACCATCCTCAGGCCGAGTGACCTCCAGACCGGCAGGACGGACAGGTCGAATCCCACGAGGTGCGCTCCCTCGATGGCGAACACGGCCCGAAGCTCGCCCTGCGACTTGGCCTGCAGCGGGTCCTCGTCTGTCCCCAGGACACGGGTGCGGCCGTCGCGCGCCATGGCCGCGTGGGCGGCCAGCATCATCTGCTCCGCCACCCCCGGCCCGTCAACAGCGTTGACCACGGGAGCCGGGATGCCCAGGGTCACCACGGCTACCCCTCCTTCGCGCAGCCGGGGAAAGTCGGTATGCCCCATGCCCGGAGACGACGGCAGGGGGTTGCCGCGGTGGCGACGGGACAGGTCCGCGCGCAGCCAGCGCCACTGAAGGATCGCGTCGCAGTGAAGGTCCACGACCGGCGCCGCCGCATGGACCTCGGCCGCCTCCCTGGACACACCCGGGGGGCCGGGCGTGCCGGAGTGGACCTCAGTCCCCGGTCGCCTCGCCGCGCCACCCACGGCCCAGAGTGTGACGCGCGGTTAGGCTGAACCGCATGTCCGACGACCTGGCGCAGCTCGTCCGCGAGCACGTGGACCCCGACGAGGTGGTGGAGATCTGCCGCGACCTCGTCCGGGCTCAAAGCGAAAACCCGCCGGGCGACGAGCGCGAGGTCGCCGCCGCCGCCGAGTCGTGGCTTGACCGGCTCGGCCTGCCGCACGAGCGGGTGGAGCCGGAGCCGGGGCGCGTAAACGTCCTCAGCCGGTGGGGCGACGGCGACGGTCCGGTGCTGGCGTTCAACGGCCACTACGACGTCGTCCCCGCGACCGATGCCGACCGCTGGCCGCATCCACCGTTCTCGGGCGCCATCCAGGAGGGAAAGCTTTACGGACGCGGCTCCAGCGACATGAAGGCCGGCATTGCGGCATGCCTCGCCTCGGTTTCCGCTCTCAAGCGGGCGGGCGTCACCCCCCGCGGCAAGCTGCTGATCCACCTGGTTGCCGACGAGGAGGCGCTCGGCGTCCACGGCACGAAGTACCTGGTGGACGAAGGCCTGTGCGACGGGATCGACGAGTGCGTGGTCGGCGAGCCAACTTCGCTTCACCTGGTGACGTCCGAGCGCGGTGCGCTGTGGCTGCGGATCCGCACGCAAGGGGTTTCCGCCCACGGCTCGACCCCCCAGCTGGGCGTGAACGCGATCGGGCACATGGCGCGCGTCGTGCAGGCGGTGTCGCAGATGAGGTTCCGCAAGCTGCATCCCGTCCTCGGTGCCCCGACGGTCAACGTCGGGACGATCGCCGGCGGCGCGAAGGTCAACTCCGTCGCCGACAGCTGCGTCATCGAGATCGACCGCCGCACGCTGCCCGGCGAGGAGCTTGAGGAGGTCGTCGCAGAGTTTGAGTCCGCACTGGACCCGCTCAGGCAGGCCGACCCCGAGCTGCGGGCCAGCGTCGAGGTCCACAACTGGGCCGAGGCCTGCGAGACCCCGGACGGCACGTCCATGGTCGGGCTGCTCGCGCAGGCAAGGGACGCCTTTGGCGCCGAGGGGGCCGAGCTCGGCTATTCCGGCGCGACCGACGCCAGGTTCCTGATCAACCAGGCGAAGATCCCGACGGTCATCTTCGGGCCGGGCGACATCATGCTGGCGCACACAACCGGCGAGCACGTAAAGCTGGACGAGCTCGCTATGGGCGCCCGTGTGTACGCGCACGCCTTCGCCCGATTCCTGGGGGTGTCATGACTCGCGGCCGCGAGGCTCGCCTGCAAGTAGCCGCGGCGGCGCTGGTTGTCCTGGTCGCCGGCGGCGTGGCCGGGTGCTCCGACCGGCGGGGACGCAGTCGTGAGGACGCCAAGTCGTCGTCCACGGCGGCCGCCGGAGCAACGGAACTTCCGCTGGGAGGCGGGGCCTCCCCGGACGGAGCCGGTGCCGCTGGGGACGGGTCCGGTCCGGGATCCGGCGGCGGCGCCCAGCCGGGGGCCACCGCACAGCCCGGAGGCGCGGGAGGCGGCGCCGCAGGAGGCGGGACCTCGGGAGGCACCGGCGGTGAGCCGGTCCCGGGAGCCGCACCCGGCGACCCGCGTTCGCAGCCGGTCTCCAACTGCACCGACCGCACGTCGCAACGGGCGGCCGAGCTCGTGCTGCTGGACAAGCGCTACGAGCCCACGTGCGTCAAGGTCCACATCAAGCAGCCGCTGGCCGTGGCCAACAAGGGACGGCTCACCCACAACATCTCGATACAGGGCGCCATGGACGTGGACATCGACGCCGGACAGGAGACAGTGACCGACCCGGTCGAGGCTTTCGTCCCGAAGGGGACATACACGTTCCAGTGCAAGTTCCACCGCATCGATGGGATGCAGGGCCAGCTCCAGGTGGTGGATTGATCCGAGCGACGAGGCTGTCCGCGGCCGTCGCACTGGTGCTGTCGCTGCAGCCCCCGCCGGCGTCGGCGGCCCCCGGGATCGTGCTGGGCTGGACCACCGCGTCGACGTCCAGCGCACGCACGCTTGCTTCAAGCGCCCCGGGTCTGAACACGCTCTCCCCCACCTGGTGGCACCTGAAATCGGACGGGACCGTCTCCGGGACCGGCGACCGTGCGTTGTCCGACTGGGCGCACTCGCGCGGGATGAAGGTGTGGCCTCTGTTCGGCAACGGCACCAACCCCGACGCGTCGCACCGCGCCATTACCGACGAGGGCATCCGCGGGCGGATGATCGCGCGCGTCGGTGAGCTGGCGACGGCCGCCGGAGCCGACGGCGTCAACATCGACTGGGAGAACCTCCACACCGCAGACAGGGACGCTTTTGCCGCCTTCGTCCGGGAGGCCTCAGCCGCCTGGCGCTCGCGGGGGCTGACCGTGTCGGTGGACGTCACGCCGCTGTCCGACACGTGGGAGATGGGCAACTGGACGGCCGCCTACGACCGCGCCGCTCTGGGCGAAGCGGTCGACTACGTCGTGCTCATGGCCTACGACCAGCACAACCGCTTGAAGCCCAACGGTCCCACCGCCGCGCTTCCGTGGGTGGAGGACTCGGTCCGCTACCTGCTCCGAAGCGTCCCGGCCCCCAAGGTGATCCTCGGCGTCCCCTTCTACTCGCGCGACTGGACCGACTCGGCCCCCCCGGAGGTCGTGTTCATGAAGAACGCCCCCGAGCGCCTGCGTTCGCGCGGGGCGACATCCACATGGGACGCGCAGCTGGGACTGACCTATGCGACGTACGTCCGCAACGGGGCCGAGCACAGGATCTGGGTGGAGGACGAGCGGTCGCTCGCACTGAAGGCGGCCCTGGTGGACAAGTACTCCCTGGCCGGCCTGGCTGCATGGAGGCTGGGGTTCGAGACCCCGTCGGCCTGGCGGGCGGTCACGGGCGCGGCACCCCCATCAAGGCCGGCGGCGCAGGTCGCGCGGACCCCTGCTCCCACGCCTGTGCCCTCGCCTTCCCCGAGTCCCCCGACTCCCCTGCCGCTGCCACCCCTGCCGACGCTGGGCCCAGTCACGCGCGCAGCCGGTCCGGCACCGAAGGAGCAGGCGGACAGGACGGCCGTGACCGCCCTGGCGGCGGTATCGCTGCTTCTAGGGCTGGGGGCCGTCGGTCATTCCGCCCGCCGCCAGCGGCGCTCCCGACGTCGCGGCTGAGACGACACGGAACTCAGCCCGCGAACTTGTACCCGACGTTGCGGACGGTCTGGATCACGTTGGCGTGCTCCCCCAGCTTCGAGCGCAAGCGTCGGACGTGCACATCGACGGTTCGCGTCCCGCCGAAGTAGTCGTAGCCCCACACCCGGGACAAAAGCGCCTGCCTGGTGAACACCCTTGCGCGGTGGGTGGCCAGGAACTTGAGCAGTTCGTACTCCATGTACGTGAGGTTCACCGGGCGCCCCTCGACGTGCACCTGGTAGGTCGCGAGGTTGACGGTCAGGGGGCCGAACGTCAGGACGTCGGTCTGCTGTCCCTGGCTGGACCTCCACAGAAGGTGACGAAGGCGGGCGTCCAGCTCGGCCAGCTGGTACGGGATCACGAGAAAGTCATCAAAGGCGCCCTCACGCAAAAACAGCTCCCGCAGATGCTCCAGCCGGACGAGCAGAAGAAGCGGGACCGACCGCATCGTCTCTTCTTTGCCGAGGACCTGGCAGAACGAAAGCGCACCCGCGGCGTCGTTTCCGGTGGACACGCAGACCAGGTCCACCCGGGAGCCGGGCGGCCCATCGGTCAGGGTTGCGCTCTCGGTGGTCAGGCCTAGCAGCTCGAGGTCTCGCGCGACGCCGCTGACGGAGTCGGGGTCGGCGGCGTAGAGAGTGCAGATCTTCACAGCATCGGCAGGTAGCGCTGGAGCTCAAAGGGCGTGACGTAGGCCTTGTACTCCTCCCACTCGTCGCGCTTGTTTCGCAGAAACCACTCGAAGACGTGCTCCCCCAAGGCCTCGGCCATGAGCTCCGAACGCTCCATCAGCTCCAGGGCGTCCTCCAGCGTGTCGGGCAGGGCCTTGATCCCCAGCGCCCGGCGCTCCTCGGGGGCGAGCGAATAGATGTCGTCCTGTGCTTCGGGGGGCAGCTCGTAGTTCTCCTCGATGCCCTTGAGCCCGGCCGCCAGGACCACAGCGAAGTACAGGTACGGGTTGCAGGCAGGATCCGGGGCCCGGTACTCGATGCGCGTGGACTGCTCCTTGTGCGGCTTGGCCATCGGGACGCGAACCAGAGCCGAGCGGTTGCGCCGTCCCCAGACGACGAACACGGGTGCCTCGTATCCCGGAATCAGGCGCTTGTAGGAGTTGACCCACTGGTTGGTGACGGCGGTCATCTCGCGCGCGTGAGTGAGAATTCCGGCGGTAAACGACTTGGCCACCTTCGACAGGTGGTAGTCGTCGGTGGCGTCAAAGAACGCGTTGCGGTCGCCCTCGAACAGCGACAGGTGGGTGTGCATGCCCGACCCCCACTGTCCCTGGATCGGCTTGGGCATGAACGTGGCGTAGATCCCGTGCTCCTGCGCCACCTGCTTGACCACCAGACGGAAGGTCATGATGTTGTCGGCCATCGTCAGCGCGTCGGCGAACCTCAGGTCGATCTCGTGCTGCGAAGACGCCACCTCGTGGTGCGAGGTGTGCACTGAGATGCCCAGCTGCTCGGAGTAGTGGATCGCTCGGCGGCGAAACTCCGAGCCGATGTCCTGGGGGGTCAGGTCGAAGTAGGTCCCCTGGTCCAGGGGGTCGGGCTGCTCGGAGTTGGAGAACAGGAAGAACTCCATCTCCGGACCGCAGTAGAAGGTGAAACCCATCTCCCGCGCCTTGCCCAGCACCCGCCGCAGCACCCAGCGGGGGTCGCCTTCAAACGGCGTGCCGTCGGGGCTGGCGATGTCGCAGTACATCCTGGCCACGCCCTGGCTCTCGGGGCGCCAGGGCAAAATCTGGAACGTAGTGGGGTCGGGACAGGCGATCATGTCGGCCTCCTGCACCCGCGCCATCCCCTGGATGGCGGAGCCGTCAAAGCCGACCCCCTCCTCGAAGGCTCCCTCCAGCTCCTCGGTGGGGATCGAGAACGACTTCAGGAACCCCAGGACGTCGGTAAACCACAGCCGGACAAAGCGAACGTCGCGCTCCTCCACCTGCCGGAGCACATAGGCCTTCTGCTTTTCGTCCACGCCGATCACCCCCTCACCCTGCACGAGCAAGGTTACATCCGGGTTACGACGCCCTGACCTGGGCTGATGCACCAAGAAAATAGTTAGACAGAATTCGGCATGTCCCCCGTTTACTTCTTTGAGAGCCGGTGAAGGACGGTACTCACCTCTTCAGGGGCCGTGGGGGCACGGCTGGGGCAGCCTGAGGCACGGAGATCCTTCACTGGGAAAACCGCATGCGGGTTGGGGGTATCGATATGAAGGCACGGTTGAGCGCGGTTCTGGCATGTCTGCTTGGTTTCGGCTTGGTGGTCCCGGCGCAGTCGGCCGTGGGTTCTTCGGTTTCGGTGGACCGACTGGCGGCTGAGGCTCCGGACTGGTTCACCCGCGACTTCGCAATCCGGACGGCCGCGGCCGGTCCGGCCGGGGTACCTCTTCCGGCGGAGGCGAAGGTTCCGGCCTCCTCACTGGCGTTCGTAGGCATCCGTCCCGGACAGCAGATCATCATCAGCAACAACGCGGACCTGACGCAGGCCGACTACTTCTCCCTGTGCACGTCGAACTTCGTGTTCACCAACGGCGGCACCACCACCAGCATCCTCGGCACCTCCGCCGGCACGAGCACCAAGGGCGGCGGGGACAAGACCACCACCGCTGCCAAGGGCGGCGGGGGCAAGCCGGGCGGCTCCACCTCCGGCAGCTCGACCTACTCGATCGGGACGGCCGGTCACTGCGGCACCGTCGGGGAGAAGGTCTTCATGATCTTCGCGCCCCTGGGCGTGGTGTACATCGGCGACATCGTTAAGAGCACCTACTCCGAGAGCAGGCTCGCACCGGACTTCGCGCTGATCTCGATCCGTCCGGAGCTCAACAGCTACGTGAGCCCCTCGATGGCTCATGTGGGCGGTCCGACCGGCGCCTACACCGGCAACGCGATCGTCCCCGTGCTGCACAGCGGCCACGGGCTCGGCATCGGCACCGGCGGCACCCCGAGGGCAGGCGTGGCCTACCAGTGGGGCGAGGAGTGGAGGTTCGAGGGCGTCATCAACAAGGGCGATTCCGGATCGGGCGCCGTCGTCGCCGGGGGCCTGGCGGCCGGGAACATCACCCACATCGCCATCGACGCCCGCGACACCATCCCCGCGTGGATGGGCGGGACGTCGATCACGACGATTCTGCAACTCGTCGGAGGGCTGCAGTTGGCGACCTGCTCGTCGCCGGCACCTTGGCCGGCCCCGGGCTGCCCGCCTCTGTAAACCAGTAGGTTCCCGCTCCGGCGGGACGCAAAGTCAAGGCCCCGGCGCGCTTCGCGCGCCGGGGCCTTTCTTTGTGCGTGATCAGGTCCCGAATGACTCCGTCCACTGCTTGGTGTCGGTGTACTGCTGGAACCCGACGATCTTGTCGCCGCGCAGCCTCCACACGTGGGCGAACTGGGCGTCCACCGGGGCGCCCGTCGCGTTCACCTTGCCCGTGTAGCGACCTTCGACGACAACGGTGTCGCCGGCGTCGATGATCTGCTTAGGAATGACCGCGAAGCCATCCACGTCAGAAATGATGCGTCCGAAGACGCCTTCAGCAACAGACTGGGGCCCGATGTAGGGGTTCCCCTCGGCATACACGAAGCCCTCGGCCTCATTCCACTCGATCTTGGGATCGAAAGCCCCGAGTACAGCCGGTACGTCGCCTTTGGCAAACGCGTCGTACAAGCCCTTCACAACCTGAGCAGATTCGCCCATGCGCCCCCCTTTTTCGCGTGAGCCCAGGCTACTCCCAAGCCCCCTGCTCACGACTCGACGGTCTCACCGCTGGCGCTCGTAGACGTAGACGCGCCTGTCCGTCTTGCCGTCCCGGGTCAGGTCGCCCTCGTGGACACACTTGAAACCCACTCGCTCCATCGTGCGCCACATCGGCTGGTTGCCGAGGGCCGTCTCGCCGATGACCCTGGTCGCACCCCCGAAATCGCCGGGAGCCTCGGCCAGAAACTGCGACAGGATCCGCGGACCCAGGCCGCGTCCCAGGACCACCGGCGTACCGAGCAGGCCGTCGAGCGCCACCGAGTCCTGCTCCAGACCGAGCTCTGCCGGCCACCATCCGTACTGAGAGGCTGGGGTCCACTGCACGAAACCCACGGGTTCGCCTTCGAGCTCGACGACGTAGACCCGGGTGGCATCGGTGCCATCGACCCGGGGGCCGTACTTGGCCTCGATCTCGTCGGGAGCGGTGGGCGTGTGGTCAAACCACGGGGTCACATGCTCGGCCCCCAGCCAGACCGCCAGCAACGCAAAGTCCGCTCGAGCGAGCGGCCTGAACCTGATCTCCGTCACGTCGACTTGGTCAGCACACATACGTCCCCGGCGACATGGACACCAGTTGGAGTGGTGACCGGCTCCTCCACCAAATGCCACCCACATCTGCGATAGAAGGCTTCGGCCTGTCCGCCCGTCACCACCCAGAGGCGCTCCACGCCATTCGTCCCCGCCCAAGCTTCGACCGCGCCCAGCAGGAGGCGGCCGAATCCCGACCGCCTGTGCCTGCAATCGACCACGACGCCTACAACGGATGGCCGGAGCTCCGGGCGAGCCCGGAGGTCGGACTCGCTCTGAAGAGCGGCTGCCCCAACGGCCGCCCCGTGTTCATCGACGGCGACCCAGGTGATGGGCAGCTGGTCCTTCCCCGCCTCTGCACCCGTGATCTCGATCCACCCGGCCAAGCCGTTCTCCCCAGGTGGAGACGGGTCGCCCCATGCCTTCCACCTCATCTCGGCGACAGCTGCGATCAAGTGGGGGCTGTCGGCCAGCAACTGGATGGTCGCCTCGGGCCGGTGCGGCGAGGAGGTCACTTCCGGCGTCAGCCGCCCATCCACTCCCGGACCTGCTCCAGGTGTTGTTCCTGGTGGCGGACCTGGTCCAGGATCCGTGCCCACACGGGCTCGGGGCCGCTGACCGCCGGCACCTCCGAGGCGAGGCGGAAGATCCGATTGGTGCCGCCTGTCCAGTCCTGGCCGATGATCGCGTTCAGCTGCGGCGGAGGCGCGGCGGCCACCCAGTCCGCCCGCATCGACGACACCTCGCGCCAGTCCGCCACGACATCGTCCAGTGGCCGGTCCACGTTTGCGGCGTAGAACATGGCGTTCATCGCGTCTTCGGCCATGTCGTCGTTCGGCGGGAACGTGAGCCCTCCGTGTAGCTCCTCGTCGGTGGGCGTCTCGCCGGTGAACGCGCAGCGGAGCTGGACGAGCTGCCAGCGCTCCCAGCAGTTGAAGTGCGCGAGGACGTCCCGCACGCGCCAGTCCCCCGTCGCCCCGGGACGCTCGAGCCCCTGGGGGCCGAGCTCGTCGATCACGGCTTGCCACGCCCCGTGTACTTCAGAAATCGAGTTCTGCAGCCCGGCCTTGTCCATCGACCGAGCCTAATGCCCGGGGGGACCCCGCGGCATTCCCGCGTGGGGCGACCGATGTGTCAGCGCCCAAGTTGCCGGCGCATGACGACCCGGGCGCCCGACGGCCTGCGGACTACTTCGAACCCACACGACGCGAAGACGGACTCCACCCCCACCATCGACTCCCGCGTCAGCTTCGCCCCAGCCTCGAACGGAAACCCCTCGATCGCGCTCGCGCCGTGGGTACCCGCGAGCTCCACGGCCCCCTCCAGCAGCGCGCGGCTGACTCCCTTGCGCCGCATCCGGCTGTGGACGTAGAAACACGGAACCAGCCACACGTCGTCGTCCTCGGAGGGGTCCCGCCCCTTGAAGGAAGGCACCCGGACGGCACGGACGTAGCGGGACCGGGGCCCAGTCGCGCACCATCCGATCGGCTCGCCCCCCTCGTACGCGAGTAAGCCAATGGGTGTCGGACTGTCTGTCACGAGCTGCAGGAATCGCTGCCGGTTCTCGGGACGCCCGCCTGCGTGGTACTGCGTCACCGGGATGATGAACCACATGCAGTAGCACCCGGCCGTAGCGGCGCCGCTGGAGAAGACCTTCTCCGCATCCGGGACCCGAGCAGGTGCCAGCGGCTTGACCTCGATGCTCACCCTGCCTCCTTGATCACGCGGAGATGGGGATGCGCCACAGTTCCTCGAACCGTCCGTCCCGGTAGCATCGCAGCGCCACACCTCCCAGCGGCACCAGCAGGGGAAGAGCCACGTGGCGCTCCAGCCACCTGATCGTGTCCTCCACGGCCTTTCCGGGGCCTGAACGCATCGTGCAGTGGGGAGTCCATCTGCCGGGCCGGTAGTAATCGATCGGGTCGACCAGGAACCTCTCGACCGCCGCCCAAACTTGCGCGTGCCACTCGATCAAGCCCGGGGATCTCTTCGGCCCCAGATACACGACCTTCTCTTCACCCGGAAAGGCGCCCACATGACCGAACGACAAGGAGGGGGGAGCTAATGAGAGCGTGGCCTGAACCGCCGACCGGAGGCCGCCAGCGTCGTCGGGAGACGAAAGGCCGATCGCAGCAGCAAGCGAGACGTGCGGGGGGCCTGGTCCCCCCGGGGACGGGTGCCCCGCATCCCGCAGCCCCGACCAAAGCCCGACCACGGCGGCCTCGACCGAAGCCGAGAAGTCGACCTCAATGGCAACCACCGCGCTTCGGTGCATGGGCGGGGCCCATGGGTTCTCCGTACCGATCTCGGCGTGGGATTCAGTGGACGGATCGGGGTCGTCGTCCCACGGCGTCTTCACGGATCGATGTCTCTGTACGTCGTGGAGGTGGTGTTGGGCCTCATGGACCGCGCGCCTCGCGAGCATCACTACGTCCCGGTCATGGCCTTCGGTCCCCACCCCAACGCGTTGCCACTGGTCCGAAGTCAGCGAGCCAAGCAGGTTGCGCAGCGACGAAGCGGCGCTGGCAAGTCCGGCGAGGATCTGGTTTGCGGCCTCTAGGTGGTACTGCCGCTCGTCCGTGGCCCTTGACCAGCCGACGGACGTCAGCTGGGGCCGGTCCTCGTCCAGGACCCTTCGGACTCGATGCTCGAACCACGCCAGCACGTCGCGGGCATGGCCGGCGTACTCCAGCGGCGACCAGACATTCGGCTGTGGCCTCTCACGCAACTCGTGTTCCGGTACGAGGCTGATCGCTCTATCGAAGCCCGCGGTGATGGTGTCGAGTCTCGAAGCCAGGGCGTCCTCCGGGGTGGCCCAGTCAAACCCACACTCGGGACAAACCCCGATGCGTCCGGTGGTGTCATCGTTTCGGATGCTCATGCGGTCCCGGGATCACCTTTCCTGCACCAAGACGTTGAGTCTCTCTCGTCGAATACGGCGTTCTACGACGCACCACGTCTCTTGTACAGGTCGCGCAGAACGCCGACCTCAGCGGCGTGATGAACCGTCTCGACGAGCATCAGGGTGACCCAGTGCCTGCGACTGTGGCGACCGAAGTCGTTGTCGATCAGCTCATCCAGTCTCTCCTCCGTCGCAGCAGCCAAGGCTTCTGCCGCGCGACGGATGCCCATGGCCAGGTTCGTCCCCGCGGATTCTGCATCCACGATCTCGGGAGGTCGCTCCGGCCACTGCGGGCTTTCAGGGCCGAGCGAGTCAGGGATCGCGTGCAGCGCCTCCGCCAGGTGGCGCCAGCGCCAGCCGATTGTCGTGAAGGGATCGTTGGAAGGATCGTGGCCCTGAGGAACCCAGTCCATCGGCATCGCGTCCGGGACGGGC
This window encodes:
- a CDS encoding membrane dipeptidase, with product MGGAARRPGTEVHSGTPGPPGVSREAAEVHAAAPVVDLHCDAILQWRWLRADLSRRHRGNPLPSSPGMGHTDFPRLREGGVAVVTLGIPAPVVNAVDGPGVAEQMMLAAHAAMARDGRTRVLGTDEDPLQAKSQGELRAVFAIEGAHLVGFDLSVLPVWRSLGLRMVGPAHLLPNVACTPSSSPSGASKPLTRYGRALVEAVGSNGLVLDLAHMNRRGFDEALEIHDGPVMVSHTGIAGAHPLWRNVSDEQAMAIAERDGVIGIIFFPAFLRGSLSGSVEDVVDHVEAAAAVVGPDHVSIGTDFDGSITIPREMRRGAADLMLLTDAMLRRGIPAEDCVKILGSNALRVLRRAG
- a CDS encoding M20 family metallopeptidase: MSDDLAQLVREHVDPDEVVEICRDLVRAQSENPPGDEREVAAAAESWLDRLGLPHERVEPEPGRVNVLSRWGDGDGPVLAFNGHYDVVPATDADRWPHPPFSGAIQEGKLYGRGSSDMKAGIAACLASVSALKRAGVTPRGKLLIHLVADEEALGVHGTKYLVDEGLCDGIDECVVGEPTSLHLVTSERGALWLRIRTQGVSAHGSTPQLGVNAIGHMARVVQAVSQMRFRKLHPVLGAPTVNVGTIAGGAKVNSVADSCVIEIDRRTLPGEELEEVVAEFESALDPLRQADPELRASVEVHNWAEACETPDGTSMVGLLAQARDAFGAEGAELGYSGATDARFLINQAKIPTVIFGPGDIMLAHTTGEHVKLDELAMGARVYAHAFARFLGVS
- a CDS encoding glycosyl hydrolase family 18 protein, translated to MIRATRLSAAVALVLSLQPPPASAAPGIVLGWTTASTSSARTLASSAPGLNTLSPTWWHLKSDGTVSGTGDRALSDWAHSRGMKVWPLFGNGTNPDASHRAITDEGIRGRMIARVGELATAAGADGVNIDWENLHTADRDAFAAFVREASAAWRSRGLTVSVDVTPLSDTWEMGNWTAAYDRAALGEAVDYVVLMAYDQHNRLKPNGPTAALPWVEDSVRYLLRSVPAPKVILGVPFYSRDWTDSAPPEVVFMKNAPERLRSRGATSTWDAQLGLTYATYVRNGAEHRIWVEDERSLALKAALVDKYSLAGLAAWRLGFETPSAWRAVTGAAPPSRPAAQVARTPAPTPVPSPSPSPPTPLPLPPLPTLGPVTRAAGPAPKEQADRTAVTALAAVSLLLGLGAVGHSARRQRRSRRRG
- a CDS encoding response regulator transcription factor, translating into MKICTLYAADPDSVSGVARDLELLGLTTESATLTDGPPGSRVDLVCVSTGNDAAGALSFCQVLGKEETMRSVPLLLLVRLEHLRELFLREGAFDDFLVIPYQLAELDARLRHLLWRSSQGQQTDVLTFGPLTVNLATYQVHVEGRPVNLTYMEYELLKFLATHRARVFTRQALLSRVWGYDYFGGTRTVDVHVRRLRSKLGEHANVIQTVRNVGYKFAG
- a CDS encoding glutamine synthetase family protein, which gives rise to MQGEGVIGVDEKQKAYVLRQVEERDVRFVRLWFTDVLGFLKSFSIPTEELEGAFEEGVGFDGSAIQGMARVQEADMIACPDPTTFQILPWRPESQGVARMYCDIASPDGTPFEGDPRWVLRRVLGKAREMGFTFYCGPEMEFFLFSNSEQPDPLDQGTYFDLTPQDIGSEFRRRAIHYSEQLGISVHTSHHEVASSQHEIDLRFADALTMADNIMTFRLVVKQVAQEHGIYATFMPKPIQGQWGSGMHTHLSLFEGDRNAFFDATDDYHLSKVAKSFTAGILTHAREMTAVTNQWVNSYKRLIPGYEAPVFVVWGRRNRSALVRVPMAKPHKEQSTRIEYRAPDPACNPYLYFAVVLAAGLKGIEENYELPPEAQDDIYSLAPEERRALGIKALPDTLEDALELMERSELMAEALGEHVFEWFLRNKRDEWEEYKAYVTPFELQRYLPML
- a CDS encoding nuclear transport factor 2 family protein; its protein translation is MGESAQVVKGLYDAFAKGDVPAVLGAFDPKIEWNEAEGFVYAEGNPYIGPQSVAEGVFGRIISDVDGFAVIPKQIIDAGDTVVVEGRYTGKVNATGAPVDAQFAHVWRLRGDKIVGFQQYTDTKQWTESFGT